In Flavobacterium praedii, the DNA window TTCTTCAAACAAAACCGAAAGGATTTCTTCGGAGGTTTCCAATGCTTTTTGTTGAGAATGAACTAAAGTTGGTTCAGTTTCTTCAGTAGTCCAATTGTAATTCAAACGTTGCTGTACACTTAAATATAAAATTCTGAAATGATAAAAAGTAAGATTCTCTTCCAGCGTAGGGCATTCACAAAAGGAGATTGGCAGAAAAAAATTATTGTTTTTGTAACCTCCTTCCCTTTCGGCAGGAAATATTTCGATTGGATTTCCTGTCAAAGCGCGCGCCATAATAGTCAAACGCGATTTTATCCCAGCAAGCATAACCGTTCTGGCTTCCACTTCGGGATTGGTTTTTTTTCTACTTTTTAAATGCTTGAAAAATTTTCCAACCAAATATTCATCTATCTCGAAACCCATAATAAGCCCCCTAGCCCCCGAAGGGGGAACTCCTATTAGGGGTCAATAGGATTTAAATTATTAAAAAATAATATCAATACAATTTATTCATGTAAGGTTTTATTCCCCCTTCGGGGGGTAGGGGCTTATATCATCAAATTGCATAAATCTTTCAGTGCTTCCAATGTTTGCAAATCATCGGTTAATGGCTCTACGACAGCTACGTGAACCGACAGTCGTTTTGGCAATCCGCTGTGAATGATTTTTGCGGCATCTACGAGAAGTCGTGTCGAAACAGTTTCGGTCAATCCTAACTCGGTTAAGTTTCTAATTTTGTTGCCGATCGCCACAAGCTTTTTGGCTGTATCGCTGTCGATTTTAGTTTCATTTATCAATATTTCAGTTTCAATTTTTGGCTCTGGGTAATCAAACGAAACGGCAATAAACCGTTGGCGAGTCGAAGGTTTTAGTTCTTTGAATCCTCTTTGATATCCGGGATTGAAAGAGGCTACCAGCATAAAATCATCGTGTGCTTTAATCGTTTCTCCCAATTTGTCTATAAACAGTACGCGTCGGTGATCGGTAAGGGAATGGATGGCAACTATTACATCGGGACGGGCTTCCGCAACCTCGTCGAGGTAGATAATCGCGCCTTCTTTTACGGCAGTGGTCAAAGGCCCATCAAGCCAAACGGTTTCGGCTCCTTTGATGATGAACCGACCAATTAAATCGGTTGAAGACGTTTCTTCATGACAACTGATCGTAATGAGCTTTTTATTCAATTGATGCGCCATATATTCCACAAAACGGGACTTTCCTGTTCCAGTAGGTCCTTTCAACAAGAACGGAATTTTGTTTTTATAGGAGTGTTCAAAGACATCAACTTCTTTGCCTACTGAGTGGTAATAGGGTACAGGTATTAAAGTATCTACTAACATATTTTTATTTTTTATGAAAAAACCGAAACGCAAAACAATCGTTTTTAGGGAAATGGAGGTCAAAAACTGTTGCTAAAACGTTCCGGTTAAAAAAGGGCTCGATTAGTTTTTTTTGTGTGTTCCTGCAAGGTCTTTTTTGGACCTTGTAGGTATCTTATGTTTGGTGTTTATACCTACAAGGTTTGAAAAAAAACCTTGCAGAATAACTTCGTAATTAGCAAGAACAAAAAGATCTTGAAATCCGTGAAGCTGCGTGAGGGATTACTTCACTATATATTTATTTTCATTGGAGTTCAGTGAATTTCATTTGAACAAGGCGCCATAGCGCTCGTGATAGCCCGACCGCATGGAGGAAAGGGGGCGAATATGCGGTCCGAAAGTTGCCCCCTTTTCTCCATGTGGTCACGCCCAAATATCATTTATTTTATTTCCAAAGCCTCATCGGTTGGTCGGCCGTATTTTACAAAATCATAGATAAACAAAGCAATTCCTGTGGTGAACATGGTGGCACAAATGAGCAATACCACAAAGTGAATACTGATTTCGTTTTGTACAACCATAAATTCCATTTTCATTTTTCGTTCCAAATACACTTGCACGACACCTGCAACTCCAAAAGCAACTGTCATTCCCAACATACCAATATTGGACAACCAAAAAGCGGCCATTCCTGTGGTGCTTTGGTATCTTTTTCGGCCCGTTAGATTGGGTAATGCATAACTAATTATAGCCAAAACAATCATGGCATACGCACCCCAGAACGCATAATGTCCGTGCATGGCGGTAACCAAAGTTCCGTGTGTATAAAGATTGGTTTGTGGCAAAGTGTGTGCAAAACCAAGCAATCCTGCTCCTACAAAAGAAACGATAGACGAACCGATTGTCCAGAATAAAGCAATCTTGTTGGGATGGCTTTTTTCGCCTTTGCGGTACATATTCACGGCGAACAAAGCCATTGCCAAGAAAGCCAAAGGTTCTAGTGCGGAGAAAATACCACCAACGATCAACCAAATTTTGTTTACTCCTATATAATAATAGTGGTGTCCGGTTCCTAAAACTCCCGAAAGAAAAGTCAATCCAACGATTACATATAGCCATTTTTCGATCACTTCTCTATCGACACCCGTCAATTTGATCAATAAATACGAAAGAATACCTCCCATAATTAGCTCCCAAACACCTTCAACCCACAAGTGAACTACCCACCAACGGAAGAAGGAATCCATTACCTGACTGTCAAACCAAATCATTCCTGGTAGATACAATAAAGCGGCAAACAACAATCCCATTGACAATACTAAAGCTGTGGTGGTTTTTCGTTTTGCCTTGAAAAGTGTTCCTAAAATCAGCCCTAAGAACAGCAATACATTGATTACAACCAAGAAATCCAATTCTCTTGGAATTTCCAGAAATTTTCTGCCTTCCCAGTGGTTGAAGTGAAAACCAACGATAGCCACAACTCCAACTACGGCGAGTGAAATTAATTGTACATACGCCCATTTTACGCTTATTAGTTCGCGTTGCGCTTCTTCGGGGATAATGTAATAGGCTGCTCCCATAAAACCCGTCAACAGCCAAACGACCAACAAATTGGTATGCACGGCGCGGGCTACATTAAACGGAACAATATCGTGTAATCCTTGAAGGCCAATTCGGTCAAAGCCCATGATAAAACCGTAGATAATTTGCAGGGAGAACAACAACATGCACAGTGCAAAAAACCAATAGGCTACTTTTTGTGATTTATATTTCATTTTTGTTAATTTTATTTGTTATTTGTCAAAAATGGTATCGCTTTTTTTTATTTGTTTTAGCTTACGCAAAGTTTTAATTGCTAGCGATTTCATATTTTTAAAATTAGTGAGTAGTGAATAGTGAGTAGTGCATGCTTGCGAAAATCACCATTCGATTCATTTTCATATTAATTTGCTTTAGCTAAAGGAGAGACAATGCGGTCAAACCCATTCAAATCGATTTTTCCGATCCACTTGAAGTAAGCAACGACTGCATTTGCGTCTTTTTCATTCATATTGTAGGCTACCATTTTTCGCCCATTTGGCGCCCAAGGTATTGGTGACATCAATACGGCTTTGACATAGCCTTCACCTCTTCGGTCGATAACTTTAGTCAGTTCGGGAGCATAATAGCCTCCTTCGCCCAAAATGGTGTGACAACCCATGCAATTGTTGTGTTCCCAAATTTCTTTTCCTCTCACTACTTGTTTGTCAATAGCCTTGTAGTTGGTTTGATCATTTCTGGGCATAAACGAATAAACGGTCAATCCTATAAAGATTAAAAAGGTGACCAGTGTTCCTCCCAGAAAAAATGCTCGTGCTTGTGATTTTGAAAGCATAATAATCTGTTTTTTGTTGGTTAATAAATTTCGATTTATATAAAAGACAATCAGGTCTTTTATTGTTCGACAAATATAAAAGATAATTTTATCTTTTATTGATTTATTTTTAAATATTTTAAATAAAAAATATTTTTAACTTTACTTTAAAAATTACAAAACTTTTTATCATAAAAAGATAATTCTTTTAAGTTTTCAACAACAAAATGTTCTTAACTCGTGTCAAGAATATGATAAAAATCATGTTCTAGGTTTTTAAATTGTCGTAAAATTATACAATCAAAAAAAGAAGATCCCCAAATCTCATTCTTTTCGTAATCAAACAATTACATAAATAATAAAATAATATATTTAATTAAGGATAAATTTGTCTTTTATTAAATTATCACCTATTTTTGTGCTCTAATTTTAATTATATAAAATACAACATTATGGAAACTTTAGAGAAAATCACAATTGGTGAATATGTAGCAAAAGACTTTAGAACAGCCGCTTTATTTTCAAAATATGGCATTGATTTTTGCTGTAATGGAAACAGAAGCATTGAAGAAGCTTGTCAGAAAAAAGAAGTGAATTCTGATGTTTTATTACGAGAAATAGAAACAGTTTTATCAGCGAAAAGTGATTCGGGAATTGATTTTAATGCATGGCCCATCGATTTATTAGCGGACTATATTGAGAAAACGCATCACCGTTATGTTTTGGAAAAAACACCTATTCTACTTCAATTTTTAGATAAATTAAGCAGAGTACATGGAGCCAATCATCCGGAGTTATTAGAGATAAACGAATTATTCAAAGCATGTGCAGGAGAATTGGCACAACATATGAAAAAAGAAGAATTGATTTTGTTTCCTTTTGTCAAAAAAATGGTTCACGCCCTAATAGCTGATGAATTGATGGAACAACCTCATTTTGGAACAGTAGAAAACCCTATCGCGATGATGATGCACGAACACGATGCCGAAGGAGAACGTTTTAGAAAAATAGCGGAATTAAGCAATAATTATACGCCACCAGCTGATGGATGCAATACCTATAAAGTAACATTTGCCATGTTACAGGAATTTGAAGCGGATTTGCACAAACACATACACTTGGAAAACAATATTTTATTTCCAAAAGCAACAAAGCTCGAAAAGGATTTTTCGACACAATTATAAAAAAATAACCACTTAAAATCAACAACTATGGAAAATTATGTAATTAAAAGGAATGGAAAATACAAGCCATTTGAAAGTTTCAAAATTAAAGATGCTATCGAAAAAAGTTTCAATAGTGTATCCGTAGTTGTTGACGAAAGTATCTTTGAAAGCGTGACGATCCAATTGGAAAATAAATTAGTTTGGTCAGTTGAAGAGATTCAGGATTTAATTGAAAAAAAATTATTTGAAAAAAAATATTTTGATGTAATGCGTTCTTTTATGTTGTTCAGACATACCAGAAAATTACAACGCGAGCATATAGCTGGATTAAATGATGATACCACTTATGTAGACAGCACCCAAACTATTGAAGAATATATAGAACAAACCGATTGGCGCATCAATGCCAATGCAAACACTTCCTATTCAAATGCTGGATTGGTGAATAATGTAGCTGGAAAAATAATAGCCAACTACTGGTTGGATAAAGTATATACCAAAGAAGAAGGTTATGCCCATCGTAATGGCGATATTCACATCCACGATTTGGATTGTCTCACAGGATATTGTGCAGGTTGGAGTTTGAGAGTACTCCTTAATGAGGGGTTTAATGGCGTAAGAGGCCGTGTAGAGAGCAAGCCGCCTTCTCATTTTAGAGAAGCATTGGGACAAATGGCAAACTTTCTTGGGATTTTGCAAAGTGAATGGGCAGGAGCGCAAGCCTTTAGCTCTTTTGACACTTATCTTGCTCCGTATGTATTTAAAGACAATTTAGGATTTGATGATGTACTAAAAGCCGTAAGAGGATTTGTTTACAACCTAAATGTTCCGGCACGTTGGGGACAATCCCCTTTTACGAATATCACTTTGGATTGGATTGTCCCAGACGATTTAAAAACCCAGATTCCAACTAAAAATGACCAACATATTTTTAAAGAAAGTATAACTTCAGACCTACTGATAAGAGCAAAAAAAAGAGGGGTTTCTAAGGTAACCGATTTAAGATATGAGCATTTTCAAAAAGAAATGAACCTGATCAACAAAGCGTATTATACCGTAATGACTGAAGGTGATGCTAATGGACAGCCCTTTACTTTTCCAATTCCAACGGTAAATATTACCGAAGCTTTTGATTGGGATGGAGAAAATACCGATTTACTTTTTGAAAATACGGCAAAAATAGGATCTTCTTATTTCCAGAATTTCATCGGTAGTCAATATGTTTTAGACGAAAATGGAAACCAAATTGAGAATGAGAATGCTTATAAGCCCAATGCAGTTCGAAGTATGTGTTGCCGTTTGCAACTTGATTTACGTGAATTGCTAAAACGTGGAAATGGCCTTTTCGGAAGTGCCGAAATGACGGGAAGTATTGGAGTTGTAACAATCAATATGGCGCGATTGGGCTATTTGAACAAAGGAAACAAAGACACTTTATATGAACAATTGGATCAGCTTTTATACATAGCCAAATCAACTTTGGAGAAAAAAAGAGTCTTTATTCAAGAAATGTATGACCGGGGATTGTATCCATATACAAAACGTTATTTGCAGCATTTCAGAAACCACTTTTCAACCATTGGTGTGAATGGAATGAATGAAATGATTGAAAATTTCACTAAAAACAAAGACAATGTCACCTCAGAAACAGGTATAGAATTTGCTTCGGGAATCCTAGATCACATTCGAAACAGAATGAAAGAATTTCAAGAAGAAACTGGAAACCTATACAATCTTGAAGCAACTCCTGCCGAAGGAACAACCTATCGCTTTGCCAAAGAAGATAAAAAACGCTATGATGACATTATTCAAGCAGGTCAAGAGGAAAATATATATTATACCAACAGTTCTCAAATCCCAGTTGATTTTACTCAAGATCCCTATGAAGCTTTAATGCTACAAGACCAATTGCAATGTAAATATACTGGAGGCACTGTTTTGCACTTGTACATGAGTGAAAAAATAAGTTCGCCAGAAGCCTGCAAACAATTTGTAAAAAAAGTAATTTCCAATTTTAGATTGCCATACATCACCGTAACTCCTGTATTTAGTGTTTGCCCGGTTCATGGTTACTTGAATGGAGAACATGAATATTGCCCAAAATGTGATGAAATTATAATTGAAGAAAAAGCAAAATTTATTGAAATTTAAAAAAATGGTTTAAGATTGTTTAAACTCTTAAACAACTTTAAACTTTTAAACAATTTAAACCCTTAAACAACCATATAACATGAAGTTGACAACCAATCAGATTTTAGAACAAAATCAAGAATTACGCACCAAGTGTTTGGTGTACACTAGAGTTATGGGTTACCACAGACCCGTAGAGAGTTTTAATATAGGAAAAAAAGGTGAACACAAACAACGAACTCATTTTACAGAAGGAAAGTGTTGCTAGACCAATTAATAGCTTAACCCCTTTTACTTTACTAGATTACCCACATAAATCAGCTTGCATTCTTTGGTTTGCAGGCTGCAATATGCGGTGTTTGTATTGTTATAATCCCGAAATTGTTTTTGGAAAAGGAATTATTTCATTTGAAGAAATCAATCGGTTTTTAAAAAAAAGAATCAATCTTTTGGATGCTGTCGTTTTTAGCGGAGGGGAATGTTTGTTGCATAAAAAGTGTATTTCCTTTATTAGCCAAGTCAAAAAAATGGGCTTTTTAATTAAAATTGACACAAATGGTTCACAACCCGAAGTATTAAAGGAACTTATTGAAAAAGAGAGTATCGATTATGTGGCACTCGACTTTAAAGCAACTCCTTCAAAATTCGAAAAAATAAC includes these proteins:
- a CDS encoding ribonucleoside triphosphate reductase, which codes for MENYVIKRNGKYKPFESFKIKDAIEKSFNSVSVVVDESIFESVTIQLENKLVWSVEEIQDLIEKKLFEKKYFDVMRSFMLFRHTRKLQREHIAGLNDDTTYVDSTQTIEEYIEQTDWRINANANTSYSNAGLVNNVAGKIIANYWLDKVYTKEEGYAHRNGDIHIHDLDCLTGYCAGWSLRVLLNEGFNGVRGRVESKPPSHFREALGQMANFLGILQSEWAGAQAFSSFDTYLAPYVFKDNLGFDDVLKAVRGFVYNLNVPARWGQSPFTNITLDWIVPDDLKTQIPTKNDQHIFKESITSDLLIRAKKRGVSKVTDLRYEHFQKEMNLINKAYYTVMTEGDANGQPFTFPIPTVNITEAFDWDGENTDLLFENTAKIGSSYFQNFIGSQYVLDENGNQIENENAYKPNAVRSMCCRLQLDLRELLKRGNGLFGSAEMTGSIGVVTINMARLGYLNKGNKDTLYEQLDQLLYIAKSTLEKKRVFIQEMYDRGLYPYTKRYLQHFRNHFSTIGVNGMNEMIENFTKNKDNVTSETGIEFASGILDHIRNRMKEFQEETGNLYNLEATPAEGTTYRFAKEDKKRYDDIIQAGQEENIYYTNSSQIPVDFTQDPYEALMLQDQLQCKYTGGTVLHLYMSEKISSPEACKQFVKKVISNFRLPYITVTPVFSVCPVHGYLNGEHEYCPKCDEIIIEEKAKFIEI
- a CDS encoding CbbQ/NirQ/NorQ/GpvN family protein, producing the protein MLVDTLIPVPYYHSVGKEVDVFEHSYKNKIPFLLKGPTGTGKSRFVEYMAHQLNKKLITISCHEETSSTDLIGRFIIKGAETVWLDGPLTTAVKEGAIIYLDEVAEARPDVIVAIHSLTDHRRVLFIDKLGETIKAHDDFMLVASFNPGYQRGFKELKPSTRQRFIAVSFDYPEPKIETEILINETKIDSDTAKKLVAIGNKIRNLTELGLTETVSTRLLVDAAKIIHSGLPKRLSVHVAVVEPLTDDLQTLEALKDLCNLMI
- a CDS encoding c-type cytochrome; its protein translation is MLSKSQARAFFLGGTLVTFLIFIGLTVYSFMPRNDQTNYKAIDKQVVRGKEIWEHNNCMGCHTILGEGGYYAPELTKVIDRRGEGYVKAVLMSPIPWAPNGRKMVAYNMNEKDANAVVAYFKWIGKIDLNGFDRIVSPLAKAN
- a CDS encoding anaerobic ribonucleoside-triphosphate reductase activating protein, with protein sequence MNTNNELILQKESVARPINSLTPFTLLDYPHKSACILWFAGCNMRCLYCYNPEIVFGKGIISFEEINRFLKKRINLLDAVVFSGGECLLHKKCISFISQVKKMGFLIKIDTNGSQPEVLKELIEKESIDYVALDFKATPSKFEKITQSKLFSPFEKSLNILLQSKISFEVRTTVHSELLNKKDIEQMILYLEKAGYTGNYYIQHFTNGVPTIEKLGHSFKTLENENLSTEKIKVQFRGG
- the nrdD gene encoding anaerobic ribonucleoside-triphosphate reductase, with translation MKLTTNQILEQNQELRTKCLVYTRVMGYHRPVESFNIGKKGEHKQRTHFTEGKCC
- the ric gene encoding iron-sulfur cluster repair di-iron protein; protein product: METLEKITIGEYVAKDFRTAALFSKYGIDFCCNGNRSIEEACQKKEVNSDVLLREIETVLSAKSDSGIDFNAWPIDLLADYIEKTHHRYVLEKTPILLQFLDKLSRVHGANHPELLEINELFKACAGELAQHMKKEELILFPFVKKMVHALIADELMEQPHFGTVENPIAMMMHEHDAEGERFRKIAELSNNYTPPADGCNTYKVTFAMLQEFEADLHKHIHLENNILFPKATKLEKDFSTQL
- a CDS encoding cbb3-type cytochrome c oxidase subunit I; the protein is MKYKSQKVAYWFFALCMLLFSLQIIYGFIMGFDRIGLQGLHDIVPFNVARAVHTNLLVVWLLTGFMGAAYYIIPEEAQRELISVKWAYVQLISLAVVGVVAIVGFHFNHWEGRKFLEIPRELDFLVVINVLLFLGLILGTLFKAKRKTTTALVLSMGLLFAALLYLPGMIWFDSQVMDSFFRWWVVHLWVEGVWELIMGGILSYLLIKLTGVDREVIEKWLYVIVGLTFLSGVLGTGHHYYYIGVNKIWLIVGGIFSALEPLAFLAMALFAVNMYRKGEKSHPNKIALFWTIGSSIVSFVGAGLLGFAHTLPQTNLYTHGTLVTAMHGHYAFWGAYAMIVLAIISYALPNLTGRKRYQSTTGMAAFWLSNIGMLGMTVAFGVAGVVQVYLERKMKMEFMVVQNEISIHFVVLLICATMFTTGIALFIYDFVKYGRPTDEALEIK